A window of the Henckelia pumila isolate YLH828 chromosome 3, ASM3356847v2, whole genome shotgun sequence genome harbors these coding sequences:
- the LOC140892875 gene encoding uncharacterized protein: MMSCRSVFKMMQQQGSQSLPVSEPGLQDQRPGIRRRLSSLSLNLKIQPSPPSAWAFRRSKSLSSMGENAGDSIRKWWDWGWGWILSRKPAFAADLEMNEEETTTIGFHNKGSWRHVFFKVTSQLRRKLSRSDDVGLPQTMRYS, from the coding sequence ATGATGAGTTGCAGATCCGTCTTCAAGATGATGCAGCAGCAGGGTTCGCAGTCGCTCCCCGTGTCGGAGCCGGGGCTGCAGGATCAGCGTCCCGGAATCCGACGCAGGCTCTCGTCCCTCTCCCTCAACCTCAAGATCCAGCCGTCTCCCCCCTCGGCGTGGGCGTTCCGCCGCTCCAAGTCGCTGTCATCCATGGGAGAGAACGCCGGAGACTCCATCAGGAAGTGGTGGGATTGGGGGTGGGGCTGGATCCTCTCCAGGAAGCCCGCCTTCGCCGCAGATCTGGAGATGAACGAGGAGGAGACCACCACCATCGGGTTCCACAACAAGGGCAGCTGGCGCCACGTGTTCTTCAAGGTCACCTCCCAGCTCCGCCGCAAGCTCTCCCGCTCAGACGACGTCGGACTCCCCCAGACCATGCGCTACAGCTAG
- the LOC140892510 gene encoding mitochondrial phosphate carrier protein 1, mitochondrial, which produces MNNRRRVEEFTAGYYGLCAAGGMLSAGVTHLSITPLDVLKVNMQVNPIKYSGILSGLTTLFREEGASALWRGWSGKFFGYGLQGGCKFGLYEYFKKLYGDVLVDQRKGVVFFLSSASAQIFADVALCPFEAVKIRVQTQPTFAKGLTDGFPKIYANEGIYGFYRGLLPLWGRNLPFSMVMFTTFENTVELMYDKIIRRKKEDCSKSQQLAVTCLSGYTAGAVGTVISNPADNIVSSLYNKTSPTVIQAVKNIGLVNLFTRSLPVRFAIVGPVVTLQWFFYDSIKLFSGLPASGGLRRHLKDPELIGC; this is translated from the exons ATGAATAATAGGCGCAGGGTTGAGGAGTTCACGGCCGGGTACTACGGTCTGTGTGCTGCTGGAGGTATGCTGAGCGCCGGGGTCACCCATCTCTCGATCACCCCGCTCGATGTCTTGAAGGTCAACATGCAG GTGAACCCGATAAAGTATAGCGGCATCCTATCGGGACTTACAACTCTGTTCAGAGAGGAAGGTGCCTCTGCTCTTTGGAGAGGTTGGTCTGGGAAATTTTTTGGATATGGTTTGCAAGGTGGATGCAAATTCGGTCTTTATGAATATTTCAAGAAGCTTTATGGAGATGTATTGGTGGATCAAAGGAAGGGGGTTGTATTCTTCCTCAGCAGTGCATCTGCTCAGATATTTGCTGATGTTGCTCTCTGTCCATTTGAAGCTGTCAAAATTAGAGTTCAAACTCAGCCAACTTTTGCCAAAGGGTTAACTGATGGATTTCCGAAAATTTATGCCAATGAAGGAATTTATGG ATTCTACAGAGGTCTTCTTCCACTTTGGGGCCGTAATCTTCCAT TTTCAATGGTTATGTTTACAACATTTGAGAATACCGTGGAACTGATGTATGACAAAATTATACGAAGGAAGaaggaagattgctcaaaatcTCAACAGCTTGCCGTCACATGTTTGTCTGGGTATACGGCTGGAGCTGTTGGTACGGTAATCTCTAATCCAGCAGACAATATTGTTTCATCTCTTTACAATAAAACATCTCCAACTGTGATTCAG GCTGTGAAGAACATTGGGCTTGTCAATTTGTTTACAAGAAGTCTTCCAGTTCGATTTGCGATCGTGGGTCCGGTCGTTACACTGCAGTGGTTTTTCTATGACAGCATCAAACTATTTAGTGGCCT GCCCGCAAGCGGAGGGCTGAGAAGGCATCTGAAAGACCCGGAGTTGATAGGATGCTAG